In one Podarcis muralis chromosome 7, rPodMur119.hap1.1, whole genome shotgun sequence genomic region, the following are encoded:
- the LOC114603352 gene encoding cornifelin-like, protein MAFQPCPVVTQPAAINSSCPCPYRDWKSGLTDCSSDQSICFCGIFCLPCLMCKVAAQYGECFCVPYLPGALVAMRTGLREQLRIKGCVCGDWCAFCFCCPCALCQMARELKSPCC, encoded by the exons ATGGCTTTCCAGCCTTGCCCTGTGGTCACTCAGCCTGCGGCCATCAACAGCAGCTGCCCGTGTCCATACAGGGATTGGAAATCGGGATTGACGGACTGCAGCTCGGACCAATCAATAT GTTTCTGTGGGATCTTCTGCCTTCCCTGCCTCATGTGCAAGGTGGCCGCGCAGTACGGCGAGTGCTTCTGCGTCCCCTACCTGCCGGGGGCTCTTGTGGCCATGCGGACGGGCCTGCGAGAACAGCTGCGCATCAAG GGCTGCGTGTGCGGCGATTGGTGCGCTTTCTGcttctgctgcccctgtgctCTGTGCCAGATGGCACGAGAGCTGAAGAGCCCATGTTGTTAG